The genomic interval CTGCCTAAGCGCCGTTTCCAATGCCTCTTGCACCGTCTGTTTTCCGCCGGGGGTACGCTGGTAGCCATGATAGCCCTGCCCATCATAGGCAACCCGCGCCCGGTAGCGTGGCATACGATCTGACCCTTACGCCCTATAAACCCCGATATGGTTTAGGGTTAAGAGGCGTTCGCCTCGCCGTCGGAGGGCGTATTCCCGCCCCGCCCACGAATACGGCTGAAAAGACCGCCCGCCCGCCGCACCAAATTTGTCCCTGCTTGGTCGCTGCCGGTGCCTGCCGTTGGACGATCCACGAATTCGAGGATCACCATTTCCGCCCCATCGCCCTTGCGGGGTCCGAGTTTGGAAATGCGGGTGTAACCGCCCGGACGCTCTGCATAGCGGGGTGCGAGTTCATCAAAAATCTTGCTGACGACGTTCGGATCATCCAACCGCGCTTTCAACAAGCGGCGAATATGGATTTGGTTGGCGGCGTCTTTCTTCAGACTGCGCTTCGCCTGGGTGATCATCCGCTCGGCAGCGCCACGAATGGCATCCGCTTTGGTGCGGGTGGTCTTGATCCGTTCGTGTGTCAGAAGTTGGGTGATCAATGTCCGGCGGAGCGCATTGCGCTGCCCAATACTGCGCCCTAACAACTTCC from Anaerolineales bacterium carries:
- the rplQ gene encoding 50S ribosomal protein L17; its protein translation is MRHRVRGKLLGRSIGQRNALRRTLITQLLTHERIKTTRTKADAIRGAAERMITQAKRSLKKDAANQIHIRRLLKARLDDPNVVSKIFDELAPRYAERPGGYTRISKLGPRKGDGAEMVILEFVDRPTAGTGSDQAGTNLVRRAGGLFSRIRGRGGNTPSDGEANAS